A stretch of the Thiomicrorhabdus xiamenensis genome encodes the following:
- a CDS encoding ABC transporter substrate-binding protein, with protein MDKVKLPKCTYIASYAPGYEWQDRLESALFSTLRKHCEIQTFYMDSKKLNTESQLTASGLKAKQFIEQTQPDLVIVSDDNAVEYVLAPYFNGSELPFIFCGINNSGINYSLPYSNTTGMLEVAPVRQLLELLFQINPGKTHVAYLAGPGTTAAKNVVAFHQIVKEFDIPSSAFQAQTQQDWRQLFKQLQEDENTDIILFDNFASFPEWDRDVNLNWVKRYSKKLTVTNNDWVMPYVMLGLTNKPEEQGTWAGLSAIHTLDGMPIDRQEVVANNSFVFWYNPTLIQESTAPLPNAFLMQAQPYESKEPELDE; from the coding sequence ATGGATAAGGTCAAACTGCCAAAATGTACCTACATCGCGTCCTATGCGCCCGGCTATGAATGGCAGGATCGGCTTGAATCCGCCTTATTCAGTACACTGCGCAAGCATTGCGAAATACAGACCTTTTATATGGATAGTAAGAAGCTGAATACGGAGTCGCAACTTACTGCCTCGGGCCTAAAAGCAAAACAATTTATTGAACAGACACAACCCGACTTGGTCATTGTGTCCGACGACAATGCAGTCGAGTATGTACTCGCCCCCTATTTCAACGGTTCTGAACTGCCTTTTATATTCTGCGGCATCAATAACAGCGGCATCAATTACAGCCTGCCTTACAGTAATACCACCGGCATGCTGGAAGTCGCACCGGTCCGCCAACTACTGGAATTACTGTTCCAGATAAATCCAGGTAAGACCCATGTCGCCTATCTGGCCGGTCCGGGAACAACTGCCGCCAAAAACGTGGTCGCCTTTCACCAAATCGTAAAAGAGTTCGACATTCCGAGCAGCGCATTTCAAGCCCAAACTCAGCAAGATTGGCGTCAGCTATTCAAGCAATTACAGGAAGATGAAAACACCGACATTATTCTGTTTGATAATTTCGCATCCTTCCCGGAGTGGGACAGGGACGTTAATTTAAACTGGGTCAAACGCTACTCCAAGAAACTGACCGTCACCAATAATGACTGGGTCATGCCGTATGTCATGCTCGGGTTGACCAACAAACCTGAAGAACAGGGCACCTGGGCCGGCCTTTCCGCCATCCATACTTTAGACGGTATGCCGATTGATCGACAGGAGGTCGTCGCCAACAATAGTTTTGTATTTTGGTATAATCCGACGCTTATTCAGGAATCGACCGCACCACTGCCGAACGCCTTCCTAATGCAGGCACAACCCTATGAATCCAAGGAGCCGGAACTCGATGAATGA
- a CDS encoding EI24 domain-containing protein produces MFDLWLKTLGDLKEPKILVRLFVPFVAAIILVSLLGYGVFGVLMFSDFVTQNPLVMEMQEFGNEVEQTVGAIPLIGSALLWVGGLIMAVIAGVLGVLLGSYLILLFAMIITGFMTDSLVKVVRDKHYPGLDYQGHGSIGDMLWKLTKFGLLMLLLFIVTIPMLFIPLINAIWFWLLGFLFFRYSIVLDVGQVILPEALFNKLKSVDNWTPTLTLASMFFLSTLPLVGLFMPVLGVIAMAHYYFDKLSVATDAEK; encoded by the coding sequence ATGTTTGATTTGTGGTTAAAGACGCTAGGGGATTTAAAAGAGCCTAAAATTTTGGTTCGGCTTTTCGTTCCGTTTGTTGCGGCGATTATTCTGGTTTCGCTGCTCGGCTACGGCGTTTTCGGGGTGCTGATGTTCAGCGATTTCGTGACGCAGAATCCGCTGGTGATGGAAATGCAGGAGTTCGGTAATGAGGTCGAACAGACGGTTGGCGCAATTCCTCTGATCGGTTCGGCACTTTTATGGGTCGGAGGTCTGATTATGGCGGTGATCGCCGGTGTTCTGGGGGTCTTGCTGGGCAGTTATCTGATTCTGTTGTTTGCGATGATTATTACCGGTTTTATGACCGATTCACTGGTTAAGGTGGTACGCGATAAGCACTACCCGGGACTGGATTATCAGGGGCATGGTTCGATCGGCGATATGTTGTGGAAACTGACGAAATTCGGTCTGCTGATGCTGCTGTTATTTATTGTTACGATTCCGATGCTGTTCATTCCTCTGATCAACGCGATCTGGTTCTGGTTACTGGGTTTTCTTTTTTTTCGTTACTCGATTGTTCTGGATGTCGGTCAGGTGATTTTGCCGGAGGCTTTGTTTAATAAGCTTAAATCCGTTGATAACTGGACGCCGACGCTGACATTGGCATCGATGTTTTTCCTCAGTACCTTGCCGCTGGTCGGGCTCTTTATGCCGGTGCTGGGAGTTATTGCCATGGCGCATTATTACTTTGATAAATTGTCGGTTGCGACGGATGCCGAAAAGTAA
- a CDS encoding dihydroorotase, translated as MPGTRNAFLISQATIVNEGQQSVADVLIENGRIACIGNNLSAPEGVEVIDAKGLHLLPGFIDDQVHFREPGLTSKADIESESKAAVAGGTTTFMEMPNVKPPTVTIERLEEKYALGASKSWANYSFYFGATNDNLQELKKVNPRNVCGVKVFMGSSTGNMLVDEEQALRDIFTHSPTLIATHCEDTPMIKANEEKWLEKFGEDIPAAEHPNIRSREACYKSSSMAVKLAKETGARLHILHITTADELELFEPGPVAGKKITAEACTHHLWFSEEDYATKGHYIKCNPAIKTQSDRDAIRQALIEGRIDVVATDHAPHLEEEKHNPYFSAPAGLPQVQQSLSVLLDLVKQGVFTLEQVVEKMAHNVATLYEIEERGYIREGYWADLVLVDLNKPHTDLKDEVLYKCGWSPWEGHEFSSSVIGTFVSGELKYYQGEFADFTPGQRLLFNR; from the coding sequence ATGCCAGGCACCCGCAACGCTTTTTTAATCTCGCAAGCCACTATTGTTAACGAAGGACAGCAATCGGTTGCTGATGTTCTTATCGAAAACGGGCGTATTGCCTGCATAGGTAACAATCTGAGCGCACCGGAGGGTGTCGAGGTCATCGACGCGAAGGGCTTGCATCTGCTTCCGGGATTTATTGACGATCAGGTGCATTTTCGCGAGCCGGGCCTGACCAGTAAGGCGGATATTGAATCAGAATCCAAAGCGGCAGTAGCAGGCGGAACGACAACCTTCATGGAAATGCCGAACGTCAAGCCGCCGACGGTGACCATTGAACGCCTTGAAGAAAAATATGCACTGGGTGCGAGTAAATCCTGGGCCAACTACTCTTTTTATTTCGGGGCGACCAATGACAACCTGCAGGAGCTGAAGAAAGTTAACCCGCGCAACGTTTGCGGTGTGAAAGTCTTTATGGGATCTTCGACCGGAAATATGTTGGTCGACGAAGAGCAGGCGCTGCGCGATATTTTTACGCACAGTCCGACGCTGATTGCGACCCACTGTGAAGATACGCCTATGATTAAGGCGAATGAGGAAAAATGGCTGGAGAAGTTCGGCGAAGACATTCCGGCTGCCGAGCATCCGAATATCCGCAGTCGCGAAGCCTGTTATAAATCTTCTTCGATGGCGGTGAAGCTGGCTAAAGAGACCGGTGCGCGTCTGCATATCCTGCATATTACGACGGCGGATGAGCTGGAACTGTTTGAACCGGGGCCGGTTGCAGGCAAGAAAATTACCGCTGAAGCTTGTACCCACCATTTGTGGTTCAGCGAAGAAGACTATGCGACAAAAGGACATTACATTAAATGCAATCCGGCGATTAAGACGCAGTCGGATCGCGATGCCATTCGTCAGGCTCTGATTGAAGGGCGTATTGATGTCGTTGCAACCGACCACGCGCCTCACCTTGAAGAGGAAAAGCATAACCCGTACTTTTCTGCGCCGGCCGGTTTGCCTCAGGTACAGCAATCATTGAGTGTTCTTCTGGATTTGGTCAAACAAGGCGTCTTTACGCTTGAGCAGGTAGTCGAAAAAATGGCGCATAACGTGGCCACCTTATACGAAATCGAAGAGCGCGGTTATATTCGCGAAGGCTATTGGGCGGACCTGGTACTGGTGGATCTCAATAAACCACATACTGACCTTAAGGACGAAGTGTTGTACAAGTGCGGCTGGTCGCCTTGGGAAGGGCATGAGTTTTCGTCCAGTGTGATCGGAACTTTTGTTTCCGGCGAGTTGAAATACTATCAGGGCGAATTTGCCGACTTTACTCCGGGACAGCGTTTGCTGTTTAACCGATAA
- a CDS encoding EAL domain-containing protein, whose product MNDRIGPFSTKLSKRQKLVWLLMPFWVIGFIFLHIEDQASEKRTAFLKEVQDIRQNYLIEEQKISSLIEAIAQQYSGQYIKSSHDISIFAQGLLNDYPYIEAMGLATYAKKTQLSSFEEKQKQLGFESFKIRPKGIFLQEKENASPYFLAINQVEPLTPDNASYIAEDLFSIPEIEKRFDSQVKENRTAIFWLEQTHPNKSLAVVTHPVYATEPTNIHQEDRSEWVTGAIVFLVNTHSALTKPIQKAFRDDAVEVSFRRVSDNYNTGWSWNSAKMEKPPTSYWKRFETVLVPSLSCHNCRITITNHLDWQEIDKQKAVIFGLISALIFILLSIATLSILNKTRILSEMHNRLQELLDSSQDAIIITDKFGIIKVWNPYAEELFGYTRREALQNSLVQLLFDRYTIKTVFGDSGTLLDLFITTSEHGHQNTKASKLEMSLLTRSGEKILAEISYSVLMINDEPEISLFIKDITNQRKTEKEIRQYAFYDSLTQLENRVYFKSQIEEQLAERPDQSFAILFMDLDGFKQVNDSLGHNIGDELLKVIAKRLTHNIKGVGDQSHICRFGGDEFVLMLRDADIYNISSIALRILNNIERTIKIDNHDLRVSASIGIAFYPQNGQSVDTLLRHADTAMYEAKAQGKNTFAIYQEQMSQHVSARLQMEKHLRNALSNNEMYLCYQPKMEITTGKIIGVEALLRWRNPELGLVPPNVFIPIAEETRIILPISHWVVDQTVKQLKSWRNTPFQDLSIAINISSSQFSAEGFITNLATKMQEADVPNRLLEIELTESTVMTNADTNIKLLRELRKLGFELAVDDFGTGYSSLSYLKRFPLSILKIDKSFIDGLPMDEEDISISEAILHLAHNLNVRVVAEGVETLKQLNFLEERQCEYIQGFVISKPLKSDDLEVWLTEHAENFYQSATYRALRN is encoded by the coding sequence ATGAATGACCGTATCGGCCCTTTCTCGACCAAACTCAGCAAAAGACAGAAATTAGTCTGGCTTCTAATGCCTTTCTGGGTCATCGGATTCATCTTTCTGCACATTGAAGATCAGGCAAGCGAGAAACGCACCGCTTTCCTCAAAGAAGTTCAGGATATCCGCCAGAATTACCTGATCGAGGAACAGAAAATCAGCTCGCTGATTGAAGCCATCGCTCAGCAGTATTCAGGGCAATATATTAAGTCCTCACACGACATCAGCATTTTCGCACAGGGGCTGTTGAACGATTACCCTTATATCGAGGCGATGGGGCTGGCGACTTACGCCAAGAAAACACAGTTATCTTCATTTGAAGAAAAACAAAAACAGCTCGGATTCGAATCCTTTAAAATTCGACCGAAGGGCATTTTTCTTCAAGAGAAGGAAAATGCCTCCCCCTACTTTCTGGCCATCAATCAGGTTGAACCGCTCACACCGGACAACGCATCCTATATCGCCGAAGACCTTTTCAGCATTCCGGAAATCGAAAAACGCTTCGACAGTCAAGTCAAAGAAAACAGAACGGCGATCTTCTGGCTGGAGCAGACCCACCCGAATAAATCCTTGGCGGTAGTCACCCATCCCGTGTACGCCACAGAGCCAACAAACATCCATCAGGAAGACCGCTCCGAATGGGTAACCGGCGCAATTGTTTTTCTGGTCAATACCCACTCTGCACTGACCAAGCCGATTCAGAAAGCTTTCCGAGACGATGCGGTCGAGGTCTCTTTCAGGCGTGTTTCCGACAACTACAACACAGGCTGGTCCTGGAACTCCGCAAAGATGGAAAAGCCGCCAACTTCATACTGGAAACGTTTCGAGACGGTACTGGTTCCCTCGCTAAGCTGTCATAACTGCCGCATTACGATCACCAATCATCTCGACTGGCAAGAGATCGACAAACAGAAAGCCGTGATTTTCGGACTGATAAGTGCATTGATTTTTATCCTGCTATCGATTGCGACCCTCTCCATCCTGAATAAAACACGCATCTTGTCGGAAATGCACAACCGCCTTCAGGAACTGCTGGATTCGTCACAGGACGCTATTATCATTACCGACAAGTTCGGCATCATCAAAGTCTGGAACCCTTATGCCGAAGAGCTATTCGGCTATACACGCCGGGAAGCGCTGCAGAATTCATTGGTTCAGCTACTCTTCGATCGCTACACCATCAAAACCGTCTTCGGCGACTCGGGCACGCTACTGGATCTGTTTATCACGACTTCGGAACATGGGCATCAAAACACCAAAGCCTCCAAATTGGAGATGTCCTTGCTGACCCGCTCCGGCGAAAAAATTCTGGCTGAAATTTCCTATTCGGTATTAATGATTAACGACGAGCCCGAAATCAGTCTGTTCATCAAAGATATTACCAATCAGCGCAAAACCGAGAAAGAGATCCGTCAATACGCGTTTTACGACTCCCTGACTCAACTGGAAAACCGCGTTTACTTCAAATCCCAGATCGAAGAACAGCTCGCCGAACGTCCCGATCAGAGCTTTGCCATACTGTTTATGGATCTCGACGGTTTCAAACAGGTCAACGACTCGCTTGGACATAATATCGGCGACGAACTGCTCAAGGTGATCGCCAAACGCCTGACACACAATATCAAAGGCGTCGGCGATCAATCCCATATCTGTCGTTTCGGAGGAGACGAGTTCGTTCTGATGCTGCGTGACGCGGATATTTACAATATTTCGTCTATCGCGCTGCGCATCCTCAACAATATCGAACGAACCATTAAGATCGACAATCACGATCTTCGCGTCAGCGCCAGTATCGGGATCGCCTTCTACCCGCAAAACGGTCAGAGCGTCGATACGCTGTTGCGTCATGCCGATACTGCGATGTATGAAGCCAAGGCCCAGGGTAAAAACACCTTTGCCATCTATCAGGAACAGATGAGCCAGCACGTCTCTGCACGCCTGCAAATGGAAAAACATCTGCGCAACGCTCTGAGCAACAATGAAATGTACCTGTGCTATCAGCCGAAAATGGAAATCACCACCGGTAAAATCATCGGCGTTGAAGCCCTATTGCGCTGGCGAAATCCGGAACTTGGTCTGGTGCCGCCGAATGTTTTTATTCCGATTGCCGAAGAGACGCGGATTATTCTGCCGATCAGTCACTGGGTCGTCGACCAGACCGTCAAGCAACTGAAATCATGGCGCAATACACCTTTCCAGGATCTATCCATCGCCATCAACATCAGCAGCAGTCAGTTCAGCGCGGAAGGCTTCATCACCAACCTGGCGACTAAAATGCAAGAGGCGGACGTTCCGAACCGCCTTTTGGAAATCGAGCTGACCGAAAGTACCGTAATGACAAACGCCGATACCAACATCAAGCTTTTACGGGAACTCAGAAAACTCGGCTTCGAGCTGGCCGTTGACGATTTCGGCACCGGCTACTCGTCTTTGAGCTACTTGAAGCGCTTCCCTCTGAGCATTCTCAAAATCGATAAAAGTTTTATCGACGGCCTGCCAATGGATGAAGAAGATATCAGCATCAGTGAAGCGATTCTGCATCTGGCGCACAACCTGAACGTCCGGGTTGTCGCGGAAGGCGTGGAGACA
- the bioA gene encoding adenosylmethionine--8-amino-7-oxononanoate transaminase, protein MNYSEHWQSLIDYDQQHIWHPYSSSPNPVAPLGVKSTQGSLITLADNRQVVDGMSSWWAAIHGYNHPQINAAMKAQIDTMPHIMFGGLTHEPAVELAKRLVELTPAGLDKVFFADSGSVSMEVAIKIALQYWISRQQSQKNRLLSIRNGYHGDTFATMAVCDPVNGMHHLFNDVLRQSLFAPAPQMGFATESDDQDILELERLLQQHRHEIAALTLEPIVQGAGGMRFYRPAYLEAVRELCTKYDVLMISDEIATGFGRTGKLFACEWAGITPDIMTVGKALTGGNLTLAATLCTETVSNTICEGDPGVLMHGPTFMANPLACATAIASIDLLMESPWQQQIKQIEQHLHSELTPLSKLDGVTDVRVLGAIGVVELERSDLGPQIQAAALEAGAWIRPFGKLIYTMPAFNIPETQLGILSKAIVTAVTQAQAL, encoded by the coding sequence ATGAATTATTCCGAACACTGGCAATCCCTTATAGACTACGACCAACAGCATATCTGGCACCCTTACTCCTCCTCGCCAAATCCGGTCGCGCCGCTTGGCGTAAAATCGACGCAAGGCTCTTTGATAACTTTAGCGGACAACCGCCAAGTGGTCGACGGCATGAGTTCATGGTGGGCGGCGATTCACGGTTATAACCACCCACAAATCAATGCAGCTATGAAAGCGCAAATCGATACTATGCCACATATTATGTTTGGCGGCCTTACCCACGAACCGGCCGTTGAGCTGGCCAAACGTCTGGTCGAGCTGACTCCCGCGGGCTTGGATAAAGTCTTCTTTGCCGATTCCGGTTCAGTATCAATGGAAGTAGCGATTAAAATCGCCCTGCAATACTGGATCAGCCGCCAGCAGTCGCAGAAAAACCGCCTGCTTTCGATTCGTAATGGCTATCACGGTGACACCTTTGCCACCATGGCGGTCTGCGACCCGGTCAACGGCATGCACCACTTGTTTAACGATGTATTACGCCAGAGCCTCTTTGCCCCTGCTCCACAAATGGGCTTTGCCACTGAATCCGACGATCAAGACATTCTCGAGTTGGAACGATTGCTCCAACAGCATCGGCATGAAATCGCCGCCCTGACTTTAGAACCTATAGTGCAAGGCGCTGGCGGCATGCGCTTTTACCGGCCTGCATACCTTGAAGCAGTGCGCGAGCTGTGCACAAAATACGACGTATTAATGATTTCAGATGAAATCGCCACCGGCTTTGGACGCACAGGGAAACTGTTTGCCTGCGAATGGGCTGGCATAACTCCGGATATTATGACTGTCGGCAAAGCGCTGACCGGCGGTAACCTGACCCTGGCGGCAACCCTGTGCACCGAAACCGTCAGCAACACGATCTGCGAGGGCGACCCCGGCGTATTAATGCATGGCCCAACCTTCATGGCCAACCCGCTAGCCTGTGCAACGGCCATTGCCTCGATCGACTTGTTAATGGAATCGCCATGGCAGCAACAGATCAAGCAGATCGAACAACACTTGCACAGCGAACTGACGCCTTTATCAAAACTCGATGGCGTCACAGACGTCCGCGTGCTTGGCGCGATCGGCGTGGTCGAGTTGGAAAGAAGCGATCTTGGGCCACAAATTCAGGCTGCTGCCCTGGAAGCAGGTGCCTGGATCCGCCCTTTCGGAAAATTGATTTACACCATGCCGGCGTTCAACATCCCTGAAACCCAACTCGGCATACTGAGCAAAGCGATCGTAACGGCAGTCACCCAGGCACAAGCCCTTTAA
- a CDS encoding NAD-dependent succinate-semialdehyde dehydrogenase, with protein MMQSINPANGELLAEFETWDDETLDYVVTQAGYMFGDWGKLTPIEDRCALMKRVADVLRDDVDLLAELITLEMGKSYAEAKAEVEKSAWVCEYYAEKGPQFLADEPVETDASKSYVAYLPLGVVLAVMPWNFPFWQVFRFAAPALIAGNIGLLKHASNVPQCALAIEEVFRKAGFPDHIFSTLMIGSDKVEAVIRHPAVKAVTLTGSEPAGRKVAAIAGSELKKTVLELGGSDAFIVLDDVSMNTVVENAVKGRFINMGQSCIASKRFIVDQMQADKFTQQFKEAIESHFVAGDPMDESTTLAPMARQDLLDELHDQVMRSVEMGATLVCGGYQLDRPGCYYAPTILADVNSSMPAWNEEFFGPVAIIIKSTEPAHALGIANSVDFGLGGSIWTSDMATAETMARGMESGATFVNSITFSDPRMPFGGVKNSGYGRELSVQGIREFTNVKSIWIK; from the coding sequence ATGATGCAATCCATTAATCCGGCCAACGGGGAATTGTTAGCGGAATTCGAAACATGGGATGACGAAACCCTGGATTATGTCGTGACTCAAGCCGGCTATATGTTCGGCGACTGGGGCAAGCTGACACCAATCGAAGATCGTTGTGCTCTGATGAAGCGAGTTGCGGATGTTCTGCGCGATGATGTCGATCTGCTGGCCGAGTTGATTACTCTGGAAATGGGGAAATCCTACGCAGAGGCAAAAGCGGAAGTTGAAAAGAGTGCCTGGGTGTGCGAATACTACGCTGAAAAAGGGCCGCAATTTCTGGCCGACGAGCCGGTTGAAACCGACGCATCGAAAAGTTATGTCGCTTATTTGCCTCTGGGCGTTGTTCTGGCGGTTATGCCGTGGAATTTCCCTTTCTGGCAGGTATTCCGTTTTGCGGCACCAGCGCTGATTGCCGGTAATATCGGCTTGTTGAAACATGCGTCGAATGTTCCGCAATGCGCCTTGGCGATTGAAGAAGTTTTCCGTAAAGCGGGTTTCCCCGATCACATCTTTTCGACACTGATGATCGGTTCAGACAAGGTTGAAGCTGTGATTCGTCACCCGGCCGTCAAAGCGGTAACCCTGACCGGTTCCGAGCCTGCGGGGCGTAAGGTTGCGGCGATTGCCGGTTCGGAACTGAAAAAGACCGTGCTGGAGCTGGGTGGTTCCGATGCCTTTATCGTTCTGGATGACGTCAGTATGAATACGGTAGTCGAAAATGCCGTTAAAGGACGTTTTATCAATATGGGTCAGAGCTGTATTGCTTCTAAACGTTTTATTGTCGATCAAATGCAGGCCGACAAGTTTACTCAGCAGTTTAAAGAAGCGATCGAGTCGCATTTCGTCGCCGGAGATCCAATGGACGAAAGCACGACTCTGGCGCCAATGGCGCGTCAGGATTTGCTGGACGAGTTGCACGATCAGGTCATGCGTTCGGTCGAGATGGGGGCGACGCTGGTGTGCGGCGGTTATCAGTTGGATCGTCCGGGCTGTTACTACGCGCCGACTATTCTTGCCGATGTTAACAGCAGTATGCCTGCCTGGAACGAGGAGTTTTTCGGTCCGGTGGCAATTATTATCAAATCAACCGAGCCGGCGCACGCTTTAGGTATTGCCAATTCGGTCGACTTTGGGCTGGGTGGTTCTATCTGGACGTCGGATATGGCGACCGCGGAAACCATGGCACGTGGAATGGAGTCCGGGGCAACGTTTGTTAACAGTATTACTTTCTCGGATCCGCGTATGCCGTTCGGCGGCGTGAAAAATTCCGGTTACGGTCGTGAGCTCTCGGTGCAGGGGATTCGCGAATTTACCAACGTGAAGTCGATCTGGATTAAATAA
- a CDS encoding helix-turn-helix domain-containing protein codes for MIKFGEYLRVCRERKGVTQSELVEELVAEDASFSSLDSTTLSRWERGVSKPAISKQTLIIRYFSRSFNRIYPFIGEMESLDIEANFCAMGFSKFVGRHRMVADFPVNQMDIKQLQVQDAVSSGMHMTALRKNYLVIEGLYEFGLDEDLHHRLAMQPGNYFTVCQYQEEYFGHFLALKLNSESFQRVMNFSLEISQLDEQDFVGKDEAGEYFIVGFFSIGDLPISMLWIGFYAHLIREQMKVGKVGGLVTTKEGEAIARNLNTEMLANTRYGDKCMKSYYADIGQMLLTDTIVKMVFNPESCPR; via the coding sequence ATGATTAAGTTTGGGGAATATCTGCGCGTGTGTCGTGAACGCAAGGGCGTGACGCAGTCAGAGCTGGTCGAGGAGTTGGTCGCCGAGGATGCTTCTTTCAGTTCGCTGGATAGCACTACCCTCAGTCGTTGGGAGCGCGGTGTGTCGAAGCCGGCCATCAGTAAGCAGACTCTGATTATTCGTTATTTCTCGCGCAGCTTTAATCGTATCTATCCGTTTATCGGGGAGATGGAATCACTGGATATCGAAGCAAACTTCTGTGCTATGGGGTTTTCCAAGTTTGTCGGCCGCCATCGGATGGTGGCCGATTTTCCCGTCAATCAGATGGATATCAAACAGCTTCAGGTACAGGATGCGGTAAGTTCCGGAATGCATATGACCGCGTTGAGAAAAAATTATCTGGTCATCGAAGGATTATACGAGTTCGGTCTGGATGAAGATCTGCATCACCGTTTGGCGATGCAGCCGGGTAATTACTTTACGGTCTGTCAGTATCAGGAAGAGTATTTCGGGCATTTTCTGGCGCTTAAGTTGAATTCGGAATCTTTTCAGCGGGTTATGAATTTCTCGCTTGAGATCAGCCAGCTTGATGAACAGGATTTTGTTGGTAAGGATGAGGCTGGCGAATATTTTATTGTCGGCTTTTTCAGTATCGGTGATTTACCGATATCCATGTTATGGATTGGATTCTATGCGCATTTGATCCGCGAACAAATGAAAGTCGGCAAGGTCGGTGGTCTGGTGACAACAAAAGAGGGTGAGGCGATCGCTCGAAATCTGAATACCGAAATGCTGGCAAATACCCGCTACGGCGATAAATGTATGAAGAGCTATTATGCAGATATCGGTCAGATGCTGCTGACCGATACAATCGTCAAGATGGTTTTCAACCCCGAGAGCTGTCCGCGTTAG
- a CDS encoding peptidase M42 — MNANSPDTSETLFSHTDTSPQASNDPLRFAEFIDLLKSLIREPSVVGAEHAFFRVLQRELEERGAQVTWYEGLLVAHGNDPHSSMFSSHIDRHGLICTGPNEFQFAAFVAGQMSDLLGKSVSEELMLTLMNRFDNTPVIAYEPWSGAYRGRGIINNAFICEYRNNLIFEVEGLEHLVAGTPVGFLDRLKIDHGLLSGQLDNVLTAAALVHLFSLGYQGTAFFTAEEESGGSWRYLLEWFRRFGGSTNELYVVDTSPYRNREEADRQQIVLRNRDEFADFNLETTQKLAQVCTSLGVSYSFKDHYIDQVNHANLGSSKPPMSLGRTELGRITDKSNGLVHGTTLQIPTTGYHTMNETASIDSSKAFLKVLTRLGNIHLEE, encoded by the coding sequence ATGAACGCCAATTCCCCAGACACCTCTGAAACGCTTTTTTCCCACACGGACACATCCCCGCAAGCGTCAAACGACCCGCTTCGCTTTGCCGAATTTATCGACCTGTTAAAATCACTGATTCGCGAACCTTCCGTTGTCGGAGCCGAGCACGCCTTTTTCCGGGTTCTGCAACGAGAACTCGAAGAGCGCGGTGCCCAGGTCACCTGGTACGAAGGTTTGCTGGTTGCCCATGGCAATGACCCGCACAGCTCGATGTTTTCCAGCCATATCGATCGTCATGGACTGATATGCACCGGCCCGAACGAATTTCAGTTTGCCGCTTTCGTCGCTGGACAGATGAGCGACCTTTTAGGGAAATCGGTCAGTGAAGAGTTAATGTTGACGCTGATGAATCGCTTTGACAACACACCTGTAATCGCCTACGAACCCTGGTCGGGTGCCTATCGCGGGCGAGGCATCATCAACAATGCGTTTATTTGCGAATATCGAAACAACCTGATTTTCGAAGTCGAAGGACTGGAGCACCTTGTCGCTGGAACCCCGGTCGGCTTTCTGGATCGTCTTAAAATCGATCACGGCTTGCTTTCAGGACAGCTCGACAATGTGCTGACGGCCGCCGCACTGGTCCATCTGTTCAGCTTAGGCTATCAGGGCACCGCTTTCTTCACTGCCGAAGAGGAATCGGGAGGCAGCTGGCGCTACCTGCTGGAATGGTTCCGCCGTTTCGGCGGTTCGACTAATGAATTATATGTCGTCGATACCAGCCCCTACCGCAATCGTGAAGAAGCCGATCGACAACAAATTGTACTGCGTAACCGCGACGAGTTTGCCGACTTCAATCTGGAAACCACCCAGAAGCTGGCGCAGGTATGTACATCGCTCGGCGTCAGCTACAGCTTCAAAGACCACTACATTGATCAGGTCAATCACGCCAACCTTGGTTCCAGCAAACCTCCCATGAGCCTTGGTCGCACGGAACTTGGGCGGATAACAGACAAGTCGAACGGTTTGGTGCACGGCACCACCCTGCAAATCCCGACTACGGGTTATCACACGATGAATGAAACGGCATCGATCGACAGCAGCAAAGCGTTTTTAAAAGTTCTAACCCGCTTGGGAAATATCCATCTTGAAGAATAA